Below is a genomic region from Streptomyces ferrugineus.
ACGGCGAGCCGGTGGCGGTCGGCGGTGCCCTCGTCGGCGAGGGCGAGCGCGACGGCCGCGCAGTCCTCGACGTCGACCACGCCCCACTGCTCGCGGAGCCGGTCGCGATAGGCGCGGCCGTATCCGCTGGAGCCGCCGTAGTCGACCTCGGCGACGCCGATGCCGCGTGAGGTGAAGTAGGCGATGGCCAGGTCGAGCACGAGGGGCGCCCGGTCGGTGGGTCCGCCGTGCGCCCAGACGACGTACGGCGGCGGGGTGTCTGTGGGGGCCACGCAGCCGGGGTTGTGCGGCGGGTAGATGTGCGCGTGGATCTCGTCGCCGGTGGGGCCGCTGAAGGTGCGGATCTGCGGCTCGGGATAGTAGGCGGGGTCCACGGCGTCGTCGTGCGCGGCCCCGATCACCCGGGACCGGCCGGTCCGCGTGTCCAGTTCGACCACTTCGTAGGCGCTGCGCGGACTGGCGCCCACGGCGATCACCCGCTCGCCGTGCACCGCGAGCGTGGGCGCGAACTCCGTCCAGGGGCCGGCGGCGTCGACGATCTCGCCGGTCTCGGGGTCCAGTATCCCGAGGGCCGTCGAGCCGCGGCCGTGCACGACCGCGACGAGCCCGCTCGCCAGCGGGGCGAACCAGCGCAGGCCCAGCTTCCACAGCGGCCCGCCGAACTCCTCCTCGCGCGGGCAGAGCGGGGCGCCGTCGCGGTAGAGGTTCCACCAGCCGCTGCGGTCACTGGTGTACAGCAGCCTCCCGTCGGCCGACCAGTCGACCTGGGCGATCGCCTCCCGCAGGCCGCCGGCGACGGTCCGCGGGCCGCCGAGCGTGCCGTCGGCGCCGACGTCGGCGACCAGCAGTTCCGTGCCGTCCCACGGCATCCGCGGATGGTCCCAGGCGAGCCAGGCCGCGCGCCGCCCGTCGGGCGAGATCCGCGCTCCGGTGACGAAGTGGTGCCGGTCGTCGGTGAGTTCGCGTACCGCGGCCCGGTCCCCGGCGGCCGATCCGTCCAGCGGGACGGCGGCCAGGACGCGCCGCACATCGGTGGGCCCCTCCCCCGTGAACTCCTCCAGCACGCACCACACCTCACCGAGGTCGAGCCGCACCTGCGGCTCCACCCAGCGCAGTCCACCGCCCGTCTCGGACACCGGACTGATCGGACGCGGTGTGCCGCCCTCCTCGTACCGGTACAGCCGCTGATCGGCGAAGTCGACGAAGACGACGAGCGGCCGCCCGTCGACCAGCGCGCCGGCCCAGGGCTGTCCGCCGTACTCGACGACCCGGCTGCGCACGTTCCACGGCGTGGGCAGCACCGACTCCTCGGCCCCGTCTTCGCGCCGTCGCACCAGCGTGCGCCGTCCGCCCTCCGTGGGCCGTGGCTCGGTCCACCACGCCTCGTCGCCGACGAAGCCCACGTACTCGGGGTGCCCCTCGTGCGCCGCCGCGGTGGCCGCGTCGATGGGCGAGGGCCAGGAACCGTACGCCAGTGTCCGCACTGTCTCCCCCACCTCGCCTAGGCCGTGCGCAGAAAGCGGTCGAGCACCCGGACGCCGAAGTGCAGTGCCTCGACGGGCACCCGCTCGTCGACGCCGTGGAACATGGCCCCGTAGTCGTAGCCCTCCGGCAGCTTCAGCGGCGAGAAGCCGTAGCCGGTGATGCCGAGGCGGGAGAACTGCTTGGCGTCCGTGCCGCCGGGCGTGCAGTACGGCACCACGTGCCCCTCGGGCGCGAACTCCTCGACGGCGGCGCGCATACGGGCGTACGTCGGTGAGTCGACGGGCGACTGGAGGGCCACCTCGTGGTGGTGGAACTCCCAGTCGACGTCGGGTCCGGTGAGCCGGTCCATCGTGGCGCGGAACTCGTCCTCGAAGCCCGGCAGATAGCGGCCGTCGACGTAGGCCACGGCCTGACCCGGGATGACGTTGACCTTGTAACCGGCCTCCAGCATGGTCGGGTTGGCGCTGTTGCGGACGGTCGCCTCCACCAGCTTGGCGACCGGGCCGAGCTTCTGAAGCAGGCCGTCCACGTCGTCCAGGTCGGCGTCGAGGCCGTACAGGGCGGCGAGTTCGGTGAGGGCGGCGCGGACCGTGGGGGTCAGACGGATCGGCCACTCGTGGGCGCCGATCCGGGTGACGGCGGCGGCGAGGCGGGTGACCGCGTTCTCCCGGTTGGGCCGGGAGCCGTGCGCGGCCCGCCCGCGTGCCGTGAGCTTCATCCAGCCGGTGCCGCGCTCGCCGGCCGAGAGCGGATAGAGCTGCCGGCCGCTGCCGTCGTGGACGGTGAAGGCGCCGGACTCGCTGATGCCCTCGGTACAGCCCTCGAACAGCCCCGCGTGCCGGTCGGCGAGGAACCCGGAGCCGTCCTCGGCGCTGGCCTCCTCGTCGGCGGTGAACGCGATCACGACGTCCCGCCGGGGCCGTACGCCCTCGCGGACCCAGGCCCGGACGACGGCCAGGATCATCGCGTCCATGTTCTTCATGTCGACCGCGCCGCGCCCCCACACCACGCCGTCGCGGATCTCCCCCGAGAAGGGGTGCACGCTCCACTCGTCGGCCTGCGCGGGCACCACGTCCAGATGGCCGTGCACGAGCAGCGCGTCCGCCGACGGGTCGGTGCCCTCGAAGCGGGCGACGACGTTCGTACGGCCCTTGGTGCGCTCCAGCAGGGTGGGCTCCAGGCCGGCCTCGGCCAGCCGGGCGGCGGCGTACTCGGCGGCGGGGCGCTCCCGGCAGTCGCCGCCGCCGCGGTTGGTCGTGTCGATGCGGATGAGGTCGGACGTGAACGTGACGACCTCGTCCAGTGCCTGCTCGTCAGCCATACTGCTCCTCCACCGCGGCCGAGACGATCGTGGTGACCGCCTTGAAAGTACGGATTCCCTCGTACATCCGCTCGCTGGTGTACGCCACCTTTCGCTCGCCGACACGTGCGACGCCGGGGACGACGGTGGCGGCCATCGCGAGGTGCTCGGCGTCGAACTCGACGGCCATGGTGAACGGGCCGTCGTCGACCGGCTTCTGACGGACCGCCAGAGCGGCCGCCTCCTTGGCGGCGGCACGAATGTCCGCGGCGGTCCTGGCCGGCGTGCGGCACACGGCGGCGTAGCGCGAGACGTGGTCCTTGACGGCGACCTTCAGCGCCTCCGGCGCGTATCCGAGCGCGTCCTCGCAGGCCACGTCGTCGCCGGTGACGAGCACGACGGGCACGCCGTACTCGGCGACGACGTGCGCGTTCAGCAGGCCCTCGCTGGCGCGTACGTCGTTCAGCCACACCCCGGTGATCTGGTTCGCGAGGTAGGTGTGGGCGAGGATGCCGTCCATTCCGGCGCCGGCGTGGTAGCCGACGAAGGCGATGCCGTCCACGTCCCCGTGCTGCACGCCCTCCACCATGGAGAGCGCCTTGTGCCGTCCGGTGAGCATCTCGACCCGCTCGTCCAGTTGTTCGAGCAGCAGATTGCGCATCGTCCAGTGCGCCTCGTTGACGAGGACCTCGTCGGCACCCCCGTCGAAGAAGCCCAGCACGGCGGCGTCGACGTCCGAGGTGAACATCCCCCGGCACCGCTCCCACTGCGGCGTCCCCGGCAGCACGTCGGCCGGCCAGGTCACGCCGGTGGCGCCCTCCATGTCGGCGCTGATGAGGATCTTCATGGTCCGTCACGTTACGCGCCGACGGGGGAACCCGCCACGAAGCGGGCGAACGCCCCCTTCGCGCCCCCTGGGCGTGCTTGTCAGTCACCCTGCGCGGGCACTACTGTCACCACGCCTTGGTGAACGGGAAATCCGGTGTGATGCCGGTGCGGCCCTCGCCACTGTGAATCGGGAAGTCCGGCTCCGGCCCTCACGGGCAGCCACTGGGTCCTTCGGGACCCGGGAAGGCGGAGCACGGGCGGTGGTACCCGTCAGCCAGGAGACCGGCCAAGGCACGTCAACCATCCACGAGGTGCTGGAGAGGGTCTGCTGAGCCATGCACATAGCCGAGGGTTTCCTGCCTCCGGCGCACGCGGTCGCCTGGGGCGTCGCGTCGGCGCCGTTCGTCGTCCACGGAGTCCGTTCACTCACCCGTGAGGTCAGGGAGCATCCCGAGAGCACGCTGCTCCTCGGCGCCTCCGGGGCCTTCACCTTCGTCCTGTCCGCGCTGAAGCTGCCCTCGGTGACCGGCAGTTGCTCGCATCCGACCGGAACCGGACTCGGCGCCATCCTGTTCCGGCCGCCGATCATGGCGGTCCTGGGCACCATCACCCTGCTCTTCCAGGCGCTGCTGCTCGCGCACGGCGGCCTGACCACGCTCGGCGCGAACGTCTTCTCGATGGCGATCGTGGGGCCCTGGGCCGGATACGCGGTCTACAAGCTGCTGCGGCGGTACGACGTGCCGCTGATGGTCGCCGTCTTCTTCGGAGCGTTCGTCGCCGACCTGTCCACCTACTGCGTCACCAGTGTCCAGCTCGCGCTCGCCTTCCCCGACCCGGGCAGCGGATTCCTGGGTGCGCTCGGCAAGTTCGGCTCCATCTTCGCCGTCACCCAGATCCCGCTCGCGGTGAGCGAGGGCCTGCTGACGGTGCTCGTGATGCGGCTGCTGGTGCAGTCCAGCAAGGGCGAACTGACCCGGCTGGGTGTGCTCCTCGCCAAGAAGCAGTCCCGGAGCGAGACCGAGGCGGTGGCCCGATGAGCAAGAAGACGATGAGTAAGAACACGAAGATCAACATCCTGCTGCTGGCCGTCGTGGCCGCGCTCGCCGTGCTGCCGCTCGCGCTCGGGCTCGGCGACCACAAGGAGGAGCCGTTCACGGGGGCCGACGGCGAGGCGGAGACGGCGATCACCGAGATCGAGCCGGACTACGAGCCCTGGTTCTCGCCGCTGTACGAGCCGCCGTCCGGTGAGATCGAGTCGGCGCTGTTCTCCCTCCAGGCGGCCCTCGGTGCCGGGGTTCTGGCCTACTACTTCGGTCTGCACCGGGGCCGGCGGCAGGGCGAGCAGCGGGCGCTGGAGCGGCAGCGGGACGCCGAGAAGCCGAAGGCCGACGGGGTCTGACGGGTGCTGCCGATCGACGCGGCGGCGCACAGCAGTCGCTGGCGCCGCCGTCACCCCGTGGACAAGGCCGTGCTCGGGCTCGGCCTGACCGTGCTCGCGATCTCGCTGCCGCCCTGGCCGGGCGCCGCGCTGGTCCTGGTCACCGCACTCACCGTGCTGCTGGGTCCGGCGGGCGTGCCGGGACGGCGGCTGTGGCGGGCCTATCGCGTGCCGCTGGGCTTCTGCGTGACCGGCGCGGCCACGCTGCTCGTACAGGTCGGCGGGCCGCAGGGCTTCGTGTCCCTGGCCGATGACGGCCACCTGCGGGCCGGTGAGCTGCTGCTGCGCACCTCGGCGGCCTCGCTCGGAGTGCTGCTGTTCGCGTTCACCACCCCGATGTCCGACCTGCTGCCCCGCCTGGTGAAGGCCGGGGTGCCCGCACCCGTGGTGGACGTCGCCCTGGTGACGTACCGCATGAGCTTCCTGCTGCTCGACTCGATGCGCCGCGTACGGGACGCCCAGGCCGCCCGGCTCGGGCACACCACCCGGGCCGCCACCTGGCGTTCGCTCGCCGGGCTCGGCGCCACCGCCTTCGTGCGGTCCTTCGACCGGGCCTCCCGGCTGCACGCCGGGCTCGCCGGGCGGGGCTACGACGGCACCCTGCGTGTCCTGGTGCCCGAGGCCCGGGTCTCCGTCCGTTTCACGGCCGCGAGTTGCGCCCTGCTCGCAGCGCTGGCCGCCCTCACCCTCGTACTGGAGAAGGCCCTGCCATGAGCGAGCCCACCGCACTGGTCGCCCTGCGGGGCGCGTCCTACGCCTACGAGGACGGCCCCGTCGTGCTCAGCGGCCTCGACTTCGACGTGCCCGAGGGGCGCGCGCTGGCGCTGCTGGGCCGCAACGGCAGCGGCAAGACCACGCTGATGCGGCTGCTCAGCGGCGGGCTCAGGCCGCACGAGGGGCGGTTGACGGTGCAGGGCGCGCCGGTCGCGTACGACCGCAAGGGGCTGACCCGGCTGCGCACGACCGTCCAGCTCGTGGTGCAGGACCCCGACGACCAGCTCTTCGCCGCGTCCGTCGCACAGGACGTCTCCTTCGGCCCGCTCAACCTCGGCCTGCCCGACGCCGAGGTGCGGGCCAGGGTCGACGAGGCGCTCGCCGCGCTGGACATCGCCGCGCTGGCCGACCGGCCCACGCATCTGCTGTCGTACGGGCAGCGCAAGCGCACCGCCATCGCCGGGGCGGTCGCGATGCGGCCCCGGGTGCTGATCCTCGACGAGCCGACGGCCGGACTCGACCCCGACGGCCAGGAACGGCTGCTCGCCACCCTCGACGAGCTGCGCGCGGGCGGCACCACGGTCGTGATGGCCACCCACGACGTCGACCTCGCCCTGCGCTGGGCCGACGACGCGGCGCTCCTGACCCCCTCCGGTGTCCGCACCGGCCCCGCGCCCTCGATGCTGGCCCGCACCGATCTGCTCCGGCAGGCGGGGCTGCGGCTGCCGTGGGGGGTGGCGGCGGCCCGGTTCCTGCGCGCCCAGGGGCTGTTGGACGACGCCGCACCCGGTCCACGCGACGCGGACGAGCTGGCCGCGCTGGCGGGCGCGCACACCACGACCACGCTGCCGGCCGACGGCTGACACCGGCGACCGTCATGGTGAACGTGCCTGTGCGGCCGCGCGGGCGGCGTCACGCCCGATGGATGCGGTCCACCAGGATGTCGATCACCAACGGAGTCCGCGGCCCGTACCCGAGCAGCACCCCGTCCTCCATGTCCACCACCCGGCGGTCCATCCCCGCCGGGGTCTCGCCGACCCCGGGGATCTTCACGAGCCCGTCGATTCCGCCCACGGACTCCAGCCCCTTGGTCATCATCAGGATCACGTCCGGCCGGGCCCGCACCAGGGCCTCACTGGTGATCGGCGTGAACGGCTTGTCCAGGCCGGCGTCCTTGCCCGCGTCCACCGCCCCCGCGGCCTCGATCAGCGAGTCGGCGCCCGAGCCCTTGCCGCCGATGAGATAGACGGCCGCGCTGCCGCGCAGGTAGAGGAAGGCGACCTTGGGCTTGCTGCCCCGGGGCACGGCGGCGCGGGCCGCGGCGAGTTCGTCGCTCATGCGCCGGTTGAGGGCCTTGCCCGCGTCGGGGACGCCGAGGGCCTCGGCGACGCGTGTGGTGCGGGTGGTGACGTCGGCGAGGCTGGTGGCCGTCTCGAGTACGACGAC
It encodes:
- a CDS encoding M20/M25/M40 family metallo-hydrolase — protein: MADEQALDEVVTFTSDLIRIDTTNRGGGDCRERPAAEYAAARLAEAGLEPTLLERTKGRTNVVARFEGTDPSADALLVHGHLDVVPAQADEWSVHPFSGEIRDGVVWGRGAVDMKNMDAMILAVVRAWVREGVRPRRDVVIAFTADEEASAEDGSGFLADRHAGLFEGCTEGISESGAFTVHDGSGRQLYPLSAGERGTGWMKLTARGRAAHGSRPNRENAVTRLAAAVTRIGAHEWPIRLTPTVRAALTELAALYGLDADLDDVDGLLQKLGPVAKLVEATVRNSANPTMLEAGYKVNVIPGQAVAYVDGRYLPGFEDEFRATMDRLTGPDVDWEFHHHEVALQSPVDSPTYARMRAAVEEFAPEGHVVPYCTPGGTDAKQFSRLGITGYGFSPLKLPEGYDYGAMFHGVDERVPVEALHFGVRVLDRFLRTA
- the cbiQ gene encoding cobalt ECF transporter T component CbiQ, which gives rise to MLPIDAAAHSSRWRRRHPVDKAVLGLGLTVLAISLPPWPGAALVLVTALTVLLGPAGVPGRRLWRAYRVPLGFCVTGAATLLVQVGGPQGFVSLADDGHLRAGELLLRTSAASLGVLLFAFTTPMSDLLPRLVKAGVPAPVVDVALVTYRMSFLLLDSMRRVRDAQAARLGHTTRAATWRSLAGLGATAFVRSFDRASRLHAGLAGRGYDGTLRVLVPEARVSVRFTAASCALLAALAALTLVLEKALP
- a CDS encoding M55 family metallopeptidase, whose translation is MKILISADMEGATGVTWPADVLPGTPQWERCRGMFTSDVDAAVLGFFDGGADEVLVNEAHWTMRNLLLEQLDERVEMLTGRHKALSMVEGVQHGDVDGIAFVGYHAGAGMDGILAHTYLANQITGVWLNDVRASEGLLNAHVVAEYGVPVVLVTGDDVACEDALGYAPEALKVAVKDHVSRYAAVCRTPARTAADIRAAAKEAAALAVRQKPVDDGPFTMAVEFDAEHLAMAATVVPGVARVGERKVAYTSERMYEGIRTFKAVTTIVSAAVEEQYG
- a CDS encoding heme/hemin ABC transporter substrate-binding protein → MRAPRRSLAALGLTLALLTGACGGGGDGPSTADASPVSASERAAAAGRQLAKNTLVPLEGEPPTPELPVTVDSSDGRKTTVEDASRILPLNGGVAEIVFTLGLGDRVVGRDITATFAEAKKLPQVTKAHDVSAESVLSLRPTVVLADTDTGPKEAIDQIREAGVPVVVLETATSLADVTTRTTRVAEALGVPDAGKALNRRMSDELAAARAAVPRGSKPKVAFLYLRGSAAVYLIGGKGSGADSLIEAAGAVDAGKDAGLDKPFTPITSEALVRARPDVILMMTKGLESVGGIDGLVKIPGVGETPAGMDRRVVDMEDGVLLGYGPRTPLVIDILVDRIHRA
- a CDS encoding energy-coupling factor ABC transporter permease, producing MHIAEGFLPPAHAVAWGVASAPFVVHGVRSLTREVREHPESTLLLGASGAFTFVLSALKLPSVTGSCSHPTGTGLGAILFRPPIMAVLGTITLLFQALLLAHGGLTTLGANVFSMAIVGPWAGYAVYKLLRRYDVPLMVAVFFGAFVADLSTYCVTSVQLALAFPDPGSGFLGALGKFGSIFAVTQIPLAVSEGLLTVLVMRLLVQSSKGELTRLGVLLAKKQSRSETEAVAR
- a CDS encoding S9 family peptidase, with protein sequence MGETVRTLAYGSWPSPIDAATAAAHEGHPEYVGFVGDEAWWTEPRPTEGGRRTLVRRREDGAEESVLPTPWNVRSRVVEYGGQPWAGALVDGRPLVVFVDFADQRLYRYEEGGTPRPISPVSETGGGLRWVEPQVRLDLGEVWCVLEEFTGEGPTDVRRVLAAVPLDGSAAGDRAAVRELTDDRHHFVTGARISPDGRRAAWLAWDHPRMPWDGTELLVADVGADGTLGGPRTVAGGLREAIAQVDWSADGRLLYTSDRSGWWNLYRDGAPLCPREEEFGGPLWKLGLRWFAPLASGLVAVVHGRGSTALGILDPETGEIVDAAGPWTEFAPTLAVHGERVIAVGASPRSAYEVVELDTRTGRSRVIGAAHDDAVDPAYYPEPQIRTFSGPTGDEIHAHIYPPHNPGCVAPTDTPPPYVVWAHGGPTDRAPLVLDLAIAYFTSRGIGVAEVDYGGSSGYGRAYRDRLREQWGVVDVEDCAAVALALADEGTADRHRLAVRGGSAGGWTAAASLTTTDVYACGTILYPILDLAGWGTGETHDFESRYLESLIGRLAEVPARYTERSPAAHADRLTVPFLLLQGLDDVICPPAQCERFLARMEGRRVPHAYIAFEGEGHGFRRAETMIRVLESELSLYAQVFGLNPPGIPKLELAK
- a CDS encoding energy-coupling factor ABC transporter substrate-binding protein — encoded protein: MSKNTKINILLLAVVAALAVLPLALGLGDHKEEPFTGADGEAETAITEIEPDYEPWFSPLYEPPSGEIESALFSLQAALGAGVLAYYFGLHRGRRQGEQRALERQRDAEKPKADGV
- a CDS encoding ATP-binding cassette domain-containing protein — protein: MSEPTALVALRGASYAYEDGPVVLSGLDFDVPEGRALALLGRNGSGKTTLMRLLSGGLRPHEGRLTVQGAPVAYDRKGLTRLRTTVQLVVQDPDDQLFAASVAQDVSFGPLNLGLPDAEVRARVDEALAALDIAALADRPTHLLSYGQRKRTAIAGAVAMRPRVLILDEPTAGLDPDGQERLLATLDELRAGGTTVVMATHDVDLALRWADDAALLTPSGVRTGPAPSMLARTDLLRQAGLRLPWGVAAARFLRAQGLLDDAAPGPRDADELAALAGAHTTTTLPADG